In Sander vitreus isolate 19-12246 chromosome 8, sanVit1, whole genome shotgun sequence, the genomic window ccggtgactttcgcccAGTTGGAGAGCgctgtaaaaagaaaagggacTGAGGGCAGACACGGTTGCCGCCTTACTGCTCTTGAACATGTTAGTAATTATTAGGAGAAGGAAGTATTGCTATTTCATTTACACAATCTAAATGATGTgctatcatgtggatgcgccgacagtgttgttcaACAATATAAAGACAACATGAGATAAGAATGACACCACTTTTCTCTACAAAGTGGAAGCAGGTGACTGGGAATGTGTAGTCTGTTGAAACTGAAGCCGTGTTGGAGCTCTGCTGACACCTAGTGGCCATGCATGCTGAAGAATGGTTTTGATCACAGCATTTGATCTCCATTTTACATTGCTCtccatttgttttattgtatgtctggAACCGTgttatttgtgctgctgcctgtcttggccaggacaatCATGAAAAAGACATCTCATGAGTCTTTACTCCTGGTTatataaaggttaaataaatattagtaaaaaatagggctgtcagcattaacacgttaatcgcaATGGGATTAAGGGCCAAGcataacataacacatttttaaatcgcattaatcgcatgccaccatttattaatttattttcacttcactcagctttgcgtcatgcctaacaggctactattttgaccctttgccgcactcTGCCATACATCCTTgtacacatcctgctgctgcaggcatgatggagaaacacagcagcaacacaagctgaatggagctttttattttccaaaactcccagacggctcgtagacaagtcaaagccatatgcacattgtgtaaagccgaattaaaatatcacgaagcacgtcaattttaatcatgtgataaagcatgcgattaatcgcgattaactatagaaattcagtgattaattgcaatttaaaaaatttatcgtttgacagccctagtaaaaaacaaaaaaaagtcagagagCATGTGCTATAACATGGCTGCAGGAACGCACTTTGTATGGTGGACTGGTAATTTATCCTGCTTAAAAATCAAACAACAGCAAATTCCAATAGCAAGAGTtataagagttttttttttttttaatcttttagtGTCTATTTGATGGAAAGATTGAACAGAGAGGGACTGAACGGTTTATAGTTAAATACAAgaaaaaaggggagagaaatTGGACAGAAAAACAATCTACTGAAAGCTCAGGGGAAAGGGGGGTGTATACCTGTAGCATTGGGGGGATGGGGCTCCAGGTGTTGGAGTCAGGGTCATATTTCTCTCCACTGTCTAGGACCGTGTTGTGTTCATCTGTTCCGCCCATCACAAACAGAAAACCCTCTGACAGACAAGAAACACAATGTCATTAGTccgttttatatatatatatatatatatatatatatatatatatatatatatatatatatatatatacatatatatatatatatacacacacacatatatatatatatatatatatatatatacatatatatatatatatatatatatacacatatacatatacacacacatatatatatacacacatatatacacatatatacacacatatatatatacacacatatatacacacatatatatcacacatatatacatatatatatacacacatatatatatatacacacatatatatacacacatactatatatatacacacatatatatatatatatatacacacacatatatatatatatacacacatatatatacacacatatatatatatatatatatatacacacacacatatatatatatatatatatatatatacatacatatatatatatatatatatatatatatatatatatacacacacacacacatatatatatatatatatatatacacacatatatatatatatatatatatacacacacacacatatacatatatataaaaataaaaaaggaggcTAACGTAGGAGGAGGCTAaaaaggctaacgttagctgctgctaagtgtagtgttgactagctaacagtaggctaacgttagctgctgtcaggtgtagtgttgactagcgtcccgtgcggcgatgtttcagttccctctaacgtccgttttcggagcatcagagagaagtgcaggcatttaagtggcacctaaataaggcaacgaaatccgcgttgctattcagtccggtagagaacggtcgttaaggcactggtgccgtattagcaccgggtctcggaccccccaccaaataaaaactcttcagaTCTACatgattcacgtggatgacattttcccattcaaaacggcgactttcgccgaaaagcgactagtttgcaggtatgttaattggtcatgtgacaagggctgggatgattggcagaacaggcagccaagtgacagtactctaatccaatggaaatcaggattgtcagattgacagcacccTAGCCCAGTGGATTGGGAGGGGCAATGCCACCCCGTGCTCtccttctagccccgcccctgttCAGTTGTGGTGTATGTATTTCTGTGGCCTAGCCAGCACTGACCGGCAGCGACCACCCCGTGGCCGAGGCGGGCGACACTCATTGGCTGCAGCTCGATCCAGGCCTGTCTGTTGGCGTCGTAGAGCGGACACATGCAACGTGTCACAGCGGTTGGCTTCCTGCTTCTGTACAGGACAAAACCCATCAAAACCACGCAGGACTGAGAGGTCAACTCGTTACTAATTTAACCTCTTTCTCTGGTTTCACTCTCAGAAACATCATTGTTTTCTCTGTCATAGTATTTTCCCAAAAACATTGTGGAGTGAAGCAGAAAAGCAAAGTTCACGATAATAGTAATGCTAGTGATAATTCAATGAAGTCCATATAggataaaaatgataaaaaatgaaGACGGTGGACAATGACTCACTTGCGATCCTCTCCTCCGGCGATAACGATACACTCGGAGTAGCCTCGGGGTTTGAAGGCAGCGAGCAGAGCCTCCCCCTGCAGCTGACCGTCCACCAGCACCTGCTGACAGTACTCTCTGATCACCTCCCTCATCAGCGGCTCTCCCATGGCCTGATGGGATACCATGCAGCACATAACGAGGTTAGCTACTAAGTTAGGGCAAAAGACGCCCCCCACCTCACAACAAAATCTCTGTCTTAACCTCTGTTGTACtctgtaaaaaacaaagagcaaaTGATATGACAGTATTACACGTACAGAACAATGGCACCTCCAGCAAAGCCATGATACGCACAAATACTAAAACAAACAAGGATTGCACCTCTGCTGTCACCATCCAAGACATGCCTCAGGCCTTTCCACTTATTGAATTTAAGGTCATGTGAAACATTGTGAATCCCTTTGACTGGACATTCACGTCATCACATGGGTTCTGTTGTTACTCCATTGATAATAACAGAAGCACACATTTAAATTTGGACAGGATTTTAGGGTTTCCCTACCTGCTCTCTCAGGTAGCTCACATCCAGGCCCTGCAGCCATACTGCAGACATCACTTCCTTCATGTGTACCTGCAAATACAGATAAAAGACTCACTTTTTGGTTTATGGAACAAACACAAGCTTGCGGCACTTAGAAATGaataaattcactttttttcacaaGAGGTTATCCAGAAATATATCTTAAACTACATATATTTGGTACATATATTTCAAAGCTTACCTACCATAAAAAGATCATAAAAACCAACTTAAATGAACAGTTTGGACTAGGGCAAACCAACAGCCTGGTCTATGCTTGATTAAAATTAACTTTACTCCAATGATATAATGTATAAGGATATCATTTTTCTAAGCAGCAGTTGGTCAGTTACCCATCTACATTTTCAGAACCTCCTATCTCCACTCTGAAGCTGCAGTACGCGGCACCCACCCTGCGATCCTCGGAGTCATGTGCGAACCATCGCACCACCGCCTCCAGCACGTGCTTTTCGTTGCCCACGTTCAGCTTCTCCATGGCCAGCAGCTCGCAGAGCCGGTCCGGGGGCAACTCCCTAAACTCCTCAGTGCGCGCCACGTCGCTAAAATGTGTCTGCAGGAACTCGGTGGCGGCATAGTGGACGTGGTAGAGGCAGTAGTGCAGAGAGAAGAGGCGGATGCCGATGCAGTTCTCTGCCGTGATGCAGCTCTCTAAGAACTGGCAGCACAGGGACTTGAGGTCAGACATGAGGAGCATGTCAGACGCCTGCACCATGTCTTGGATGGTCTCTTCACTCAGCGTGATCTGTGTGTGAAGGACAGGCCAAATGGTTATCAACATTTTATCAGGATAGGCAAGAAACGCTCTCTTACCCATTCATGGACcagttgtttttctttagttAAGGAATCTTATATGATGGAAACCTTCTCTTTTACTCATGTTTTCATTATATCTGTAATGTAcgtatcatttttttttctgtggccTGGAACTAACCCATCTCTGTattagtatgtatatatatatattttttttatattattaaattgTTACACTTTGGTCAGCAGCAAAAGGGTGGGGTGTAGGGTTGGATATATTGTGTTTGGTTATAAAATTCGGAAAAAAACTTAATAAAAAGACCTTTGAAAGGATAGGCAAGAAACAACCCCAGCTTACcattagggctgcatgatatgaagAAAATATGCGATAAGGTTTTTGAATATCGAGAGAACGATaataaaaggtaaaataaaaaataataaacagatattaaagtgtactcagttttttttattcttttatttaactaattaaacattgaagTGACTACAAAAGGcgccactaaaaaaagaatgacagttacattttaaagtgcagttttctactgatatttcatttcaactaacacacaaacatctcTGAGTGACTTTCGCAGTAGGTCGCAGCCTTTCACAATTTGTTTATTGTGCAAGCTAATACTGTGATGACGATGAAAAAACGATATGTTGTGCAGCCTAAAAACCTAAGCATGTCACTTTGCTGTTTTAAATGCTCCACACTTACTTCACCACTGAAGATATAGTCCAGGATCTGTTTCATGATGGCCATGGAGACGCCCTGCAGCTCGATTCTGTATGTAGACCCATCATCCTTTGGGGGATTGTAGTTCAGCTTGGTCCTAGCAGGAAACCATTAACAGAAATTAATATTTACAAAACATGAAAACTAGAAACCTGATGCACTTTTATCATTCCCAGCTCAGCTGGGGACGCGCCCTAGTGCTTTAACAGTGTAAAAACCAGCCAAAGATAATCATATTTGACCTTTTAGGACTAGCTATTTTTGTATCTTAATGTGcgagtatgtgagtgtgtgtttgagcagaGTGAATGGGAACAGTTTTCTTTTATGAGAGACAGGAAAAATGCTATTGTATGTGAACATGAAATGACAAAGTAGGGCTGGGAaatatatcgacatcgatatatgaggctagatgtCGTCTTAAAATGTTGGATATCCTAATATTGGCTgccttacagtaaagtgatgtcattttatgaACTTACTAGcggttttattatttgcctctACTAaattagtcattgtatccacattattggtgattatttatcaaaactctcattgtgttaatattttgtgaaagcaccaatagtcaacactacaatatcgctgCAATATGGACATTGACACATTTGGTCAAAAAATATCATGATACACATCGCCCAGCTCTCCAAAAAAgggattcattcattcaaaaaggTATGATCATATGTGGGCtagtgtgaatgaatgaatgatgtgtGAGACCTGATATAAGGGCTGGCAGCAGCCAGGATGTTTTTCTGGACAGGAAGCTCCTCTCCATCAACCACCAGCAGCGCATCGTGGAAACTTTTCTCCTGCCAGAAGGTGCGAAGGACCCGGAGCAGTTTCTGAGAATGTTGGGGGTCCGAAACCTTAGAACCGGTTTCAGTCGATACAGAATCGGGCATGTCCAGGCTTcactttaaacaaataaacaatggacattTTAATTAGGCCTGCACACTATTAACATCACACAACACTTgtttcaatacaaaaaatggtTTTAACAAAGGTTAACACCACAATGTACAGTGGCGAGATGTGACAACAAAATCCAAACTGTAATAATATATCGTGAAGTAAACTACTAGGGGGGGAGGGGCATCTTACACTGACATGTTCTTACATGAACGTTAAGTTTACAAAGCTGCTGGTGACGTAAAGGCTAGGCTAGGCTAGTAGCAAAACAACCGACATGTCCAGAAACAGTTATATGTCTAACGATACAATGTATCAACATGACTTACATTTCAGCAGTGGGAGAGGTAACTAAACCAACGCAAGTCTGATTTGGTTAGCCAAATAACTAGCTAATGGGAGAAAGCTACAAGCACATTAACGAAGGCTTGAGCCTGCACTGTAACATTAGGTGTTTACAATGGTTCAAACttgttctttcatgtttttttctttttgtcaattCCAGTTCAGACTGTTTAAGTACCTTACCTTAAGACTACGAAATgcgcttttcttttcttatgtgCACAGACTTCACCTTTCTGTATTTAAGACAACATGAATCACTCCAGGCGAGAATGTTGTAAATGGACGTGAAGACATGTATTATGCTCCATTCATGGTCAAAGGAAATGTGGTAAATACGTTATTCCTGTTCATAATGATAT contains:
- the gan gene encoding gigaxonin, producing MPDSVSTETGSKVSDPQHSQKLLRVLRTFWQEKSFHDALLVVDGEELPVQKNILAAASPYIRTKLNYNPPKDDGSTYRIELQGVSMAIMKQILDYIFSGEITLSEETIQDMVQASDMLLMSDLKSLCCQFLESCITAENCIGIRLFSLHYCLYHVHYAATEFLQTHFSDVARTEEFRELPPDRLCELLAMEKLNVGNEKHVLEAVVRWFAHDSEDRRVHMKEVMSAVWLQGLDVSYLREQAMGEPLMREVIREYCQQVLVDGQLQGEALLAAFKPRGYSECIVIAGGEDRKSRKPTAVTRCMCPLYDANRQAWIELQPMSVARLGHGVVAAEGFLFVMGGTDEHNTVLDSGEKYDPDSNTWSPIPPMLQPRQNFGVVELDGLIYVLGGENKETELITVEVFDPHFSTWRMQTSMTMIRKVGCYASMNKKIYAIGGGSYGKLFDSVECFDPKTLQWTGLCPLKERRFGSVACGVGQELYVFGGVRSKEQDNPEQRQMMTCQSEFYHDDMRRWMFLDDQSLCIQTSSSFVYGAVPIGASIYVVGDLDTGTSFDYIREFRRSTGTWQRTKPMLPTDLSKTACSALRIANCRLFRLQLSQGMFRIRV